In one Natronogracilivirga saccharolytica genomic region, the following are encoded:
- a CDS encoding glycosyltransferase: MNVIYVCGKSNFFTKGYSGSVVHAMGIVDGLLKNNCEVELITGPGSDKYMPKNNKLKLITIPAKKNNYISEIVWRKKLLLKIKERIQECDILMLRYGFLNPLLTIKTARICKENRVKSVLELNSFGADHYDIEIFKQWIKVVENIIIKRYDYVYVVSEVQKKRIKEDNINNVITIPNATHNVEIANKYENKATRFVYMGGINGYYDYDEIINAFNEIKKKNIELAIYGGGKYYSDIKKKVIENTNIYLMGKYDNKRITKLVNRSNDILLLPTKKGSLAEIGSPTKLFEYMILGVPILASNVGQTSNIIKHKVNGYIYEAGNNRDLINKMNYLLNNKTERQRVGLNAHNEALVKHNWKNRMGNMLKEIMNIKDSNIKYK, encoded by the coding sequence ATGAATGTTATTTATGTATGTGGTAAAAGTAATTTTTTTACTAAAGGATATTCTGGTAGTGTTGTTCATGCAATGGGTATTGTTGATGGTCTGCTTAAAAACAACTGTGAAGTTGAGTTAATAACAGGGCCTGGTAGTGATAAATATATGCCTAAAAATAATAAATTAAAATTGATAACAATACCAGCAAAAAAAAATAATTATATTAGTGAGATAGTTTGGAGAAAAAAACTATTATTAAAGATTAAAGAAAGAATTCAAGAATGTGATATTCTTATGTTGAGATATGGATTTTTAAATCCTTTGTTAACTATCAAAACAGCAAGAATATGTAAGGAGAATAGGGTCAAATCCGTATTGGAATTGAATAGTTTTGGTGCAGATCATTATGACATAGAAATATTTAAGCAATGGATTAAAGTAGTTGAAAATATAATAATAAAAAGATATGATTATGTTTATGTCGTAAGCGAAGTGCAAAAAAAGAGAATAAAAGAAGACAATATAAACAATGTGATAACAATACCAAATGCTACACATAATGTAGAGATTGCAAATAAATATGAAAATAAAGCAACAAGATTTGTTTATATGGGTGGCATAAATGGGTATTATGATTATGATGAAATAATAAATGCATTTAATGAAATAAAAAAGAAAAATATAGAACTTGCAATATATGGTGGGGGGAAGTATTATTCTGATATTAAAAAAAAAGTAATAGAAAATACGAATATATATCTAATGGGTAAATATGATAATAAACGTATTACAAAATTAGTTAATCGTTCAAACGATATTTTATTGTTACCAACAAAAAAAGGTTCATTAGCAGAAATTGGATCACCTACTAAATTGTTTGAATACATGATTTTGGGTGTTCCAATACTGGCTAGTAATGTGGGGCAAACTTCTAATATTATCAAGCACAAAGTTAATGGTTATATTTATGAAGCAGGAAATAATAGAGACTTAATTAATAAGATGAATTATTTATTAAATAACAAAACAGAAAGGCAAAGAGTCGGCTTGAATGCACATAATGAAGCACTGGTAAAGCATAACTGGAAAAATAGAATGGGGAATATGCTAAAAGAAATAATGAATATAAAAGACTCAAATATTAAGTATAAATAA